Part of the Pseudomonas lijiangensis genome is shown below.
TTGGCCGCCTGTAACGGGCAATTGATGAGCGCCGAAGTTCGCGGCCCACTGGAAAGCCCGGTTCACGCCCACTGGGGCTGGCTGCCCCACAGCCGCACCGCGATTATCGAAATGGCCATGGCCAGCGGCCTGCAATTGCTGACCCTCGAACAACGCAATGCCTGCATCACCACGACTTACGGTACGGGTCAGCTGATTGCCCTGGCGCTGGACGCCGGAGCGCAACGGGTGATCCTGGCCATTGGCGGCAGCGCGACCAACGATGCCGGCACCGGCATGCTGTCGGCGCTCGGCGCACGGTTTCTCGACGGCAATGACCAGCCTTTGGCGTCGGGTGGCCTGGCATTGGCGCAACTGGCTCGCGTTGATCTGAGCGGCTTTGATCCGCGTTTGGCCGATGTACGCTTTGAAATCGCTGCCGATGTGGACAACCCCTTGTGCGGCCCGAACGGTGCGTCGCACATTTTCGGCCCGCAGAAAGGCGCATCTCCTGAACAGGTTCTGGCGCTGGATGCTGCCCTCGGGCATTTCGCCGACCTGTCCGTGCAGGCGGTCGGCCAGGATCTGCGCGACAGCCCCGGCAGCGGTGCCGCGGGCGGCATGGGCTTTGCGGCCAAGGCCTATCTCAAGGCTTCCTTCAGGGCAGGCGTGGAAGTGGTGGCCGATCTCACGGGGCTTGAACAGGCGCTGGTGGGCGCGGACCTGGTGATTACCGGGGAAGGGCGCTTCGATGCCCAGACCTTGCGCGGCAAGACGCCCTTTGGCGTCGCCAGAGTCGCCGCCCGTCATCAAGTACCCGTCATAGT
Proteins encoded:
- a CDS encoding glycerate kinase translates to MKIVIAPDSFKDSLSAQAVASAIASGLADVWPTAELIQCPMADGGEGTIEAVLAACNGQLMSAEVRGPLESPVHAHWGWLPHSRTAIIEMAMASGLQLLTLEQRNACITTTYGTGQLIALALDAGAQRVILAIGGSATNDAGTGMLSALGARFLDGNDQPLASGGLALAQLARVDLSGFDPRLADVRFEIAADVDNPLCGPNGASHIFGPQKGASPEQVLALDAALGHFADLSVQAVGQDLRDSPGSGAAGGMGFAAKAYLKASFRAGVEVVADLTGLEQALVGADLVITGEGRFDAQTLRGKTPFGVARVAARHQVPVIVLAGTLGEGYERLYEHGISAAFALASGPMTLDEACRNAASLLHDRARDLARVWRVAKL